GGGGCCGCGTCCAGCCGTGAGAGGGCGTCGTCCAGCGTCAGTGGGGAAGCGGTCTGTGCCGGGGCCGCGCTGCACAGGGCCAGCGTCAGGGAAACCAGTGTCGGTGAGAGCAGACGCCAGGGGGGCAGCCTTGAAATTCCAGGGGCGTTCATGCGCCGCAGTGTGCCCGGCTGCAGCGAAGACTCCGCGCAGGCATTTCGAAGATTTGTCGAAGACGCTTGAAGGGCCGCTGGGACGCATCCGAAGGTTGCGGCAGGGGCCTGGCACCCTTCAGCGGCCTTCGCGCACTCTTCACGCAGCGGGACTACTGTAAACGGTATGAACGGGACACACATACCACAACGCGTGGAAGCAGGGCGGCACGTCCGGCTGCGTCCTGCCCTTCTCTCTTCTGGGGACTGCCCATGAGCGCCCTGATCCTGATTGTGGAGGACGAACCGCAACTGGCCGAGATTCTGGAAGCCTACGCCCGGCAGGAAGGCTACCGCACCGAGCGTGCCGGGGACGGCCTGAGTGCCCTGAGCGCCTTTCGTGCCGCCAGCCCGGACCTGATCCTGCTGGACGTGATGCTGCCGGGCAAGAGCGGACTGGACGTCCTGAAGACCGTGCGGGCAGACGGCACGACGCCGGTGATTCTGGTCACGGCCCGCGCCGAGGAAACCGATCAGATCGTGGGCCTGGAACTGGGGGCAGACGACTACGTGGTTAAGCCGTTTCGGCCCCGGGAGGTGATGGCCCGCGTCAAGGCTGTCCTGCGCCGCGCCACGGCGGCCCTGGACGACGCCGAAAAACCCCTGCGCGTCGGCCCGCTGGAGGTGGACCCCCGCGCCGTGATCGCCCGCGTGAACGGACAGGCGTTGACGTTGACCCCCGCTGAATTCCGGCTGCTCTCGCATCTGGCCGAGTCGCCGGGCCGGGCCTTTAGCCGCGAGGAACTGCTCTCGGCCGCCCTGCCCGACTCTGAGGCGCTGGAGCGGGTGGTGGACGCGCACCTGGCTGGCGTGCGCCGCAAGCTGGATTCGGCCGGCGCGGCGGGCCTGCTGCGCACCGTGCGCGGCGTGGGCTACCGGCTGGAGGCAGGCGGTTGAACCGAACGCCGGCGCCACGCGGGCGGCGCGGTCCCTCGTTGGCCCTGACGCTGCTGCTGGCCATGCTGTCGGTGGTGGTGCTGTCGGTGGGCAGCACCTACGTGTTTTCCAACCTGGCGGTGCAGGGCGAATTCCGCCGCCTGCCACCCGATGTCCGGAAGTACCTGCGCGCCCAGCAGGAGGCTCAGCGCCGGGGCGAGGTGATCGTGACGGCGCCAATACCGCAGATTCGCACCGGCACGCCCGCCGACCCGTACCTGCCGCCCGGCCGCAGCAGCCCGGACGTGAACGGCGTGGTGCGCGGTCCGGACGGCGCGGACACCGTGATAGAGGCCGGGGCCAGGATCCGGAGTCAGAACGACGGCGGCGGACCGCCCCGGGGGTTCACGCCCCGCAGCCAGGATTTTTTGAAGAATATTCAGCGCAACCTGCTGCAGGTGGGGCTGCTGGCGGCGGCGGCCTCGGCGCTGCTCGCCTTTTTCCTCTCGCGCCGGCTGGTCCGGCCCATCCTGGCGGTCTCGGCGGCGGCGGCGGGCATGGCCCGGGGAGACCTGAGCATCCGTGCCCCGGTGCTGAGCGGCGAGCGTGAACTGGCCGACCTGGCCGATAACTTCAACGCGATGGCCGACAACCTCCAGACGCTGGAAACTGAGCGGCGGCAGGCGGTGGCCGATATTGCCCATGAGCTGCGGACGCCGCTGGCGATTATGCAGGCGCGGCTGGACGCTCTGGAAGACGGGGTGTACACCCTGAATCCCGATCAGGTGGCGCTGCTGAGCGAGCAGACCCAGCAACTCACGCGGCTGGTGGATGACCTGCGGACCCTCACCCTGGCCGAGGCGGGGCGCCTGAGCCTGCGGCCTGAGGCGCTCGACCTGGGCCGGCTGACCGCCGCCGTGGTCCGTGACCTGCATGACCGGGCCGGGGCGCGCGGCGTCACCCTGCATCTGGACATGCCCGCGTCCATTCCGCTGCACGCTGACGCCGGGCGGGTGCGTCAGATTGCGGTGAATCTGCTGGAAAACGCGCTGCAACATGCCAGCCACCGCGTTCAGGTCACGGTCACCCGTGAAGGCGCGACGGCGCTGCTGCACGTGGACGACGATGGCCCCGGCATTCCCGAGACCAGCCGCGAGGCGGTGTTCACGCGCTTTATGCGGCTGGACAGCAGCCGCACACGCGGCACCGGGGGCAGCGGGCTCGGCCTGGCCATCGTGCAGGAGCTGGCGCATGCCCACGGCGGCGCGGCAACAGCCGGGCAAGGGCCACTGGGCGGCGCGCGGTTCACGGTGCGGTTTCCAGCCGGCTAGCCCACAGGTTGTCGTTTTCTGAAGGTCCATGGCTGGGCACCCGGGACACCGGTCTGGCCTGATGGATTCTTTGCATGTGTCAGGCATCCAGGGACTCGGGAGCGGGTGCTCCTGTTCGTGACCCTGACCGCTGGCAGGTCCGGTGCAGCCTGACCGGCCATCCCGGCAGGCCAGGTCGTTCCGGATATAGAGAAACACACCCGAAAGATAAGGTTCAGTCACCCCGGGGAGGACGCCGGGGCGGCCAAAGTCGCTACCTTACCTTCATGCCTGTCCTGTCCCACCAAGCCGCTGCTGGAAGCGCGCCTCTGAGCCAACGTCTGCAGGCCGTCACCGAGGCGCTTGCAGCCACCCACCATCAGAGCGACGTGCTCGGGATTGTCCTGATTCCCGCTTTGCACGCCTTGCAGGCCAGCGCCGGCGCGGTGCTGCTGGCCGACTCCGCCAGCGTGGGCCTGGAACTGGCTGCCGCGCAGGGCTACCCATCAGACGCCCAGAACCCCTGGCGCGAGGGTGGGCTGCTGAACGGGGCTGGCCCGGCCGGGGACGCCCTGCAGCGGCACGAACCGCTGTTCTTTGAACACCCGGGCGCTCTGCTGCAGGCGTACCCAGAATGGGCTGGCCGCACCGAAGGGGTGACGGCAGGTGCGACGGCGGTGCTGCCGATGGTTCTTGATCACCGACCCCTCGGCGCGCTGATTGTGGAGTTCAATGAACCCCATCACTTCACCGAGGCGGAGATTCCCTTTCTCCGCACCCTGGCGGCCCAGTGCGCGGTGGCCCTTGGACGCGCCGAGCTCAACAAGACGCTGGAAGCGCGGGTGGCGGCCCGCACCATTGAACTGGAGGGGGAACGTGCCGCCCTGGACGCCTTCGTTGCCTACAAGGAGGCCGTGGGCAGCGAGAGCGACGTGCTGACGCTGGTCCGGCAGGCTGTCCAGGTGGTGCATGCGAACCTGCTTCATGTCAGCGTCGCGTACTACGAGTTGGAAGACGGTTTGTGGAAGGCGCGGGTCTGGTCTGAAGACGTGTCACCCGAGGTTGCTGCGGAAATCCAGGCGGGCGTTCCAGCAGACGCCCCCGACTTCAGTCAGGCGGCCCACTCCCGCGCCGCCGTCTTCGTGGACGGGTGGGAGGCAGAGGTCAACGGTCTGCCCAGCACCACGGCGTACGGCGCAGTCGCGCTTTTGCCGCTGGTCGTGAACGGCCAGACGCGCAGTCTCTTCGCCGTGGGCACGCGTGAGGCCCATGCCTGGGTCGAGCGCGAGAAGGCCCTGGTGCGCGCCGTGGCGCGTGGGCTGAGCATCACACTCGAGCGCACAGAGATCACGCGTCAATTGCAGACCCAGAATGCTGAACTGGACGCCCGTGCCCAGGCGCTGCAGGCCTTTGCACAGTTGACCCAGGACATGGCCACGCAGAGTGATCCCTATCAGTTTGTCCGGCGGGCGCAGGAGGTGATGCTTTCCCTGCTGACGCCCGGCTACGCGCTGTATTACGAGCGCGACGGCCAGCACTGGCGCAACCGGGTCCAGGTCGGTCAGGTGGGCCACGCTGATCTGCAGGCCTTTATTGATGCGGGGCCGCTGGTGGGGGCCACCCCCACCGTGGACGTGCCCTGGACCACCCAGCGGCCGCATTACCAGGATGACTACGTGCGCGGCAGCGACACTCCCGCGGAGATGGTGCAGCACGTCACCACCGCCGCGTCCTTGCCCGTGTTCCGGCGCGGCGCCGTCGTGGGCGTTCTGGTTGCCGTGCTGTTTGATGCCCGGCGCTGGACATCCACCGACCAGGTTGTGCTGGAAACGGTGGTGGGAAGCCTGAGCCTGGCACTTGAGCGGGCCGAGCAGGCAGGTGAGCTGCAGCAGCGCACCCGTGAGCTTGAGCGCAGCAACGCCGAACTCGAGCAGTTCGCCCACGTCGCCTCACACGACCTGCAAGTTCCAATCCGGGCGGTCACGAGCTTCGCGGGAATCATCAAGCGCCGGTATCAGGCCGAGCTGGATACTCGGGGTCAGCTGTACCTTCAGCAGATCATCGACAACGGGGAACACATGAAGCGCCTGGTCGATGATCTGCTCACCCTCTCCAGCGTCGGCACCAGGCAGCGTGAACATCAGCAGGTGCAGGTGGAAACGGTGGTTGACGCCGTCGTGTCGCGTCTGCAGGTGGAAAACCTCGAGGCCCGGATCACCCGGACGGCACTCCCGGCAGTGCAGGCGGACCCCCAGCAACTGGACCAGTTGTTTCAGAACCTGATTTCCAACGCCCTGAAGTACCGCCGCGATGAGGTCATCCCGCAGGTGCGGGTTTCTGCCGGGCGGGACGGTCCGATGTGGCGTTTCGCGGTGGCCGACAACGGGATCGGCATCGAGGCCGCGTACTTTGAACGGATCTTCGAGATTTTTCAGCGGCTGCATGGACGGGAAACATTCGAGGGGACCGGGATTGGGCTGGCCGTGTGCAAGAAGATCGTGGAGCGGCATGGTGGGCATCTGTGGTTGGAAAGCACGCCAGGCCAGGGAACCACCTTCTTCTTCACCATTCCCATGGGGGAACACGGCCGTACCTGACCGTGCAGGGACTGGACGTTCCGCAGTCGCGCTGTAAGCCACCCGTACCTGGGGCGCCGGGCTGCGCCGCCTGGAGAATCTGCCCTACACTGAGGTTGTGAAGAACAGCGGGACTGGCCTGCTGCGGACACGCCTGCCTGCGGCCTCAACCGTGCCGGCTGAACCAATCGCCCCTGTGGTGGGGCTACGCCGACACGCGTCTCAGGCGTGCCCGAGCCACGGGCGACAACACCCCCATCTTCGGCTTGAGGTCACGGGCGGCCGCCGGGACCGCCGACGCCCGGGGACGACCTGACTGTTGGTGACACACTGGCCAGGTTCGCCCCTACCTTCCGGGCCTATTGAATCTTCCTGCCTGCGGCTGCTGGGACCATCACGGCTCAGCGCGGGTGGACTGTGGCTGGGCGAGGGCCGCTGGCGTGATGGCCGTCTTCCTGGTGAGCTGGTCCCAGCGCCGCACCTGGCCTGTCCCGGGGGCCGCCGCCCCACCGACGGCGATGAAGGCGTCTCCGTTCTGGTTGAAGGCCAAGCCCGTGGGGGTATCCAGTCCGCCCAGCACGGTCTCCTTGACGCCCCCCGCCTTGATGCGGACCACCGAGCCGGTCCCCGGCGTCGGGCCCTGTTCTCCAAACTGGCCGAGCTGAACTGCATACAGGTTGCCGTCTGGCCCGGTCTTGAGGTCCGTGGTCATGCTCAGGCCGGTGGCGTAGTCGGTCTTGCTCCCGTCGCTGGCCACCCGCACCACCTTGCTTGAACCCGGGGTGAAGGGAAACCCGGGAAGCAGCGACACATACGCCGCCCCGTCGTTCAGGAACGCGATTCCCGTCGGGACCGCCTGGGAGCTCGGAGGGATTCCGGGACCGGGATTTGCGTTGGGAAGGTTGTCGAAGACAGCGGCCAGCGTGACCGCGCCGGTGGCCGGGTCTACCCGCAACAGGTCATTGCCGCCCGCATCGGTGACCCAGAGCTTGCCGTCCGGTCCGGCGGCGAGTCCATAGGGATGCGAGTCCGCGCCCTGTTTGTCCGGGTCATTGCCCTGCTCATATGCCCAGAGATTGGCCACTTCGGTGGTGGTGGTTCCGTCGAGCCGCAGGAGAGAGGCAGTTTTCGGCAGACGCGCGATGCTGGAGTCGGCCCCCCAGTGCCCGGTGGTGACATACAGCGTGCCGCTGAGCTCGACCACCCGGCTGGCCCCTTCAGCGCCCTCGGCACCGACCACAGATGTCAGCGTGGCCACATTGGTGGTGACGCCGCTGGGGCTTACCCTCACGAGGCGGGCAGTCTCGCCGTACCTGTTGATCGTCGGTTCGGTGCTGCCGGGCCCACCGGGCGAGGTGAAGGTTCCGGACCCACCCACTCCGGAGTCGGTGATCCAGAGTGTTCCGTCTGCCGTCACGTAGACGCCCTGCGGACCATTCAGTCCCTGGGCCAGCACGGTGCCCTGATGGACCACCGGGGGAGAAACCAGGTTACAGCCTGACAGGAGCGCCGTCACGGCAACGACGCACAGCGGGGCGACCTGTCGTGTTGGGGGATAAGCCATGCTGTCCTCCTTGTGCCTTGAAAGGTCAAGAACGAAAGTGCATCCGACGGGTCCGGAAGCTCACCTGAATGGCGGTTCCGAATGCGTGTGACGACGCTCCACTCCCCCAGGTTATGGAGGGCGCGAGACGGTGGGATGTCCCGCATCCGCAGTGGTGGAGGAGCCAGAGCTTGGCAATAGGCACACCTCACTTTTCGCCGAGCAGAGGGGCTCGGCTCTGAAAAAAGCATATACCCGACGGTATTTTGGAGGCAAGCATCTGAAACAAAGGTCAACTCAGGGTTTTCACCAGACCGCCTTGTCTTGACGCCGTCCTGGACAGCACCTGCCCGAACCTGCAACCGGTTGTGAACCGGCACACCAGATAGGGGTGGTTCCGGGGTGTGACAACGCCACAACCCGCCGGAATTCGTCAGACGACTCCACCCGCGCTTTCAACGCCTGAGGCAATGGCGGCCCGCGCATCAAGCCGGAGCAGTCCCGCCTGCTGCACACGCACCTCGCCCCTTGATCGGCGATGGTGATGCGGCTACACCGTCAGGCCGTGCTGGGCGGTACACGCACCATGGATGGGCCTGTCACATCCGCCGCAACGGAGACGGGCCGCCCCTCCGCGGCCCCCTGCTGTTCAAAGCGCGATGAAGCGCAGGTCAAGCGCGGGCAGGTCTTCCAGAAAACTGCGCAGCAACGCCACCGCGCGTTCCAGGTCGCGCTGATCAAGCACCTCGACGGCGCTGTGGGTGTAGCGGTTGACCACCGAGACCGCCCCCGTGGGAACGCCGCTTCCGGCGTACTGCAGCGCCCCCGCGTCGGTGCCGATGCCGCGCAGCAGCTCGTGTTGCACCGGGATGTCGCTGCGCTGCGCGGCGGCCAGCAGACCCCGGCGCACCGCCGGGTGGGCCAGCAGCGAGTTGTCCATCACCTTGACCGTCGGCCCGGCCCCCAGGCGCAGCCGTCCGGCTCCGGTCTCCGGCGTATCGTCTCCCGCCGTCATGTCCAGCGCGAGGGCCACATCGGTCTGGATGGTGCGGGCCAGGGCGCTTACCCCACGCAGGCCCACCTCTTCCTGCACCGAGAACACGGCGATCACGTTCACCGGTGGGGCCTCTGCGGCGTAGCCCTCCAGCAGGGCCAGCAGCGCGGCGCAACCGGCCCGGTCGTCCAGGGCGTGGGCGGTCAGTCGGCCGCTGCCCGCTCCAAGCTCACTCAGCTCGCCGACAAAGCCGGCAGGATCACCCACCACCACGCCCATGGCCCCGGCCTGCTGCGCCGAGGACGCCCCGATGTCCACGTACAGGGCGTGGGCAGGGGTCACGCTGCTGCGGTCGGCGTCCGTGAGCAGATGCGCACTCTTGGTGCCGATCACCCCCAGGATTCGTCCGCGCTCGGTGCGAATCCACACGCGCTGTGCGGGCAAAATACGGTCATCCAGCCCCCCCACCTTTTCCAGGCGCAGAAAGCCGTCGCGCTCGATCTGGGCGATCCGGAACCCGATCTCGTCCATGTGGGCCGAGATCAGGCAGGTGCGTGCCCCGTCCTGGCCAGCATTCTTGATGGCGATGACGTTGCCGAAGGCGTCGACCCGCAGCGAGTCGCTCAGGGGACGGGCCGCCTCCACGACGCGGGCTACCACGTCCTCTTCAGAGCCGCTGGGGCCGGTCACTTCAACCAGATGACGCAGGTAGCGCAGGACGGGCGAAGAAAGGTCAGGTGAGGTCATGAAGGAGACTCCTGTGCTGATGCCTGCGGCCGGAAAGCGGCGCGGGGAGAAAGAGGACGGTGCGGGGCTGGACGTGGCGGAAGTCCCTGTTCTAACGCCGAAAGACACGTTCAGGCAAGGGGCCTCGTCCGTGAAGTGTGGGCGGCGGACAATCCGGCGTATGGGCGGGGAGGCGCAGGCGCCGCACGGTGCGGTCTCGCCTCACCTGAGTCAACGGCCTCTTGTGTTCCCGGCCGCCGCCCTGACCCTGCATGCAGATGGTTCCCGCCGTCGTGCGTGCACGGCGAACGCCCTGGATTCTGAAACGGACGTCGGCACTTTCCTCGGGAGGGACCGCCGCGTGAAGCGTGCGGTTTACTGGGCGTAGTTGAACGTGGAGGTGCAGCCCCCATCCACGGTGACGATGGATCCCGTCATGAAGGAACTCGCGTCGGAGGCCAGAAACACCACCACGCGGGCCACCTCGTCCACGTGGGCCTGCCGGCCCAGGGGCTGACGGGCCGCATTGCCCTCTCGCCGGGCCAGCGCCGCCGCAGCCTGTTGGGGCGGCAGCCGGCCCCGCTGGCCGCCCATGTCGGTGTCGACGTAACCCGGGCACACGGCGTTTACACGGACGCCGCTGGGGCCGTAATCCACGGCGAGTTGCCGGGTCAGGTTGACCACCCCACCTTTGGACGCGCAGTACGCAGGTGCCTGGGGTGCGCCGATCAGGCCGTAGGTGGAAGCGACGTTGACCATGACGCCCCGGCGGTCCATCAGGTGGGGCAGAGCGTACCGGGCGCACAGGAAGGGACCGCGCAGATTCACCGCAATCACGCGGTCCCAGGCCTCCACCTCCATCTCGTGCAGGCGCTGAGCGCCGCCCGAAACGCCGGCATTGTTGATCAGGATGTCCAGATGACCGAAGGCGGCCACCGTCTGCGCCAGGAGGGCGCGGACCTGTTCGGGTTCCGAGACATCGCAGGCGATGAACCGGGCCGTTCCTCCCTCGGCGCGGATGGCGCTGGCCGCGTCTTCGCCCGCACCCACCTCAATGTCGGCGACAACCACCTGCGCGCCGGCCGCTGCAAGCGCGTGGGCCGTGGCCCGTCCGATGCCACCCGACGCCCCGGTGACTAGGGCCACGCGGCCGTCCACCGGCCCTGCTGTTGTGCGGCTGTCTGCGGAGTCAATCGCGGGTTCAGGGGTCATAGGGCACGACTGTAGCGCTCCCCGACCGTGCGGGAGCAGGTGGGGCCGGCAGAGGCCCCGCGGCAAGCCCTTCAGAGCATCAGAGGCCAGCGCTGGCCTCTCTGCACGAATTTATTGCTCCTTGGGGTCGCCGCTTTCGGAATCCCTGTGGGCTGGGCGCCCCAGGGCGTCGGCGCCCGGCCCGGTTGCGTCCTGCGGCGTGTCTGCCAGGCGGCGCAGGTGAACCCGGGTGATCTTCAGACCCTCGGTGGCCTCGGCGCTGAGTTCGTAGCCCTGAACGTGAATGACGGTGCCGGGCGGCGGAACGGTGCCGTGGGCATTGAGCAGCAGGCCCGCGACGGTGGTGGCCTCGCTGCTGTGCAACTCCAGGCCGTGGTCCTCGCGCAGTTCGCTGAGGGTGACCTCGCCGTTCAGATGAAAGGTGCCGTCCGGGGCCACGGCGGTCCAGGCGTCTTCCGTCTCCGGGCCGGAATCCATCACGTCCTCAATCAGATCGTCCAGGGTCACGAACCCCAGCAGGCCGCCGAATTCATCCACCACCAGCGCTGCGTGGCCGCGCCCGTGCTTGAACAGGATCATCAGGTCCTCGGCGGGGGCACTGGCCGCCACGCTGGACAGCGGGCGCATCAGCCCGGCCAGCGCCAGTGGGCGGCCCTGCGTCCGCGCCCGGATGAAGTCCTTGATGTGCAGTACGCCCACCACGTTGTCCAGATCGCCGTCAAAAACCGGGTAACGACTGCGCGGTGACCCGGCCAGGCGGCCCAGCACCTCCTCGGGAGTGGCCGACAGCGGCAGCATCTCCAGACTGCGGCGGGGAGTCATCAGTTCCTCTGCGGTCCGCTCTTCCAGGGCAAAGATGTTCTGGATCAGGTCGCGCTGCTGTTCGCCAAGCTGCCCGCCCTCGGCGCTTTCCTCGGTGACGATGCTCAATTCCTTGCTGGTGTACAGCAGCGCCCCCTCGCCGGGTTCGCGGATTCGCAGCAGGCGCATCAGGCCCAGCGCCAGCGCCGTCAGCAGGGAGATCAGGGGCCGGAACACCACGCCGAACACCCGCATCAGCGGATGCACCCGCACGCTCAGCGCCTCCGGGGTCTGCAGCGCCAGGGCCTTGGGAATCATCTCGCCGAACACCACGTGCATGAACGTGATCAGGCTCAGGGCAATGACAAAACCCGCCGTGTGTGCCGCGGCGTAGGACAGCCCCCAGGTCTCGAAGGGGCCGTAGAGCCACGCCGCGATGGCCGGTTCGCCGTACATCCCCAGCCCCACCGAGGCCAGCGTGATGCCCAGCTGCGCCACGGCGATGTAGCGGTCCTTGCCGGTGACCTGTCCGGTCAGGTCATACAGCCCTCTGGCCGCGGCGCTGCCCTGCTCGGCCATCGCCTGCAGGCGGCTGCGGCGGGAGGCCACCAGCGCGAACTCGGCAGCGACGAACACCCCGTTCAGCAGCACCAGCACCACGATGATAACGACAGGCGTCAGGTAGGCCAGCATCAGCGGTCTGCCTCCCGCTGGCCTTCATCCTCATTGTGGGGCGCCGTGAAGCTCACCCGCTGCACGGTGCGGCGGTACATGGTCTCGACGTGCAGGACCGTGGTCCCGAAGGTCAGCTGGTCGCCCACGACCGGCAGGCGGCCCAGACCCTGCCACAACAACCCGCCGATGGTGTCGACCTCGTCGGTGGGCAGGTGCAGTCCGAAGCGGCCATTCAGGGTGTCCACCAGCACGTCGCCGCGCACGCTGACCTGCCTGCCCTGAACGGTCACGGGATCGTCTTCCTGATCAAACTCGTCTTGCAGCTCACCGAAGATCTCTTCAAGCGTGTCTTCCAGCGTCAGAAAGCCCGCCACATTGCCGTACTCGTCAACCACGACGGCGCTGTGGCGTCCTTTCTCGCGCAGGCGCAGCCACAGGCGCGGCACGCTCAGGCCCTCGGCCACGATTAGGGGCGGCACCATCACGTCCGACACCGGGGCGTCGGGGCGGGTCTCGGCGGCCAGAAACAGCGGCCGCAGGTGCACGATGCCCACCACGTCGTCCAGGCGTTCGCCGGTCACTGGGAAGCGCGTGTAGGGTGTGTCGGCCAGCCGGTTCAGGGCTTCTCGCACGCTCAGTGCGGCCGGAACGCTGATCAGGCGCACGCGGGGTGTCATGATCTCGCGGGCCACGCGGGTCTCCACGCCCAGCACGCCCGAGACCATGTCGCGCTCGGCAGCGTCGATCAGGCCGCCGCGCGCGCTCTGGCGGTACAGGTCTTCGAGTTCCTCCGGGGAGTGAACGTGGGCGTGAGAGTGGTCCGTGTTCAGGCCCCAGGCCCGCATCGCCGCAAAGGCCGCCCCGTTGAATATGGCGATCAGCGGACGGAACAGCAGCAGGCTGAGTTGCAGCGGCCGCAACGTGGCCACCGCCAGGCGTTCTGGATAGCGCAGCGCCACTGTTTTGGGCAGTAGCTCGCCCAGCACCACCTGCAAGACGGTGATGAACACCAGAACGATCACGGTGGCCGCCACCGGCCCGCCCACGTTGCCCAGCACCGGCAGCAGCAACGGTGTGAGCCGGGCCTGTCCGAACGCCCCGGCCACCAGACTGCTGAGGGTAATGCCGATCTGGCACGCGGCCACGTAGGTGTCCAGCCGTTTCGGGTCACTCAGGATAACCATCAGGGCGGCGGCGGCGCGGTTGCCGCCCTCGGCAGCGGCCTGCACCCGCGAGCGGCGGGAGCCCACCGTGGCGAATTCGGCGGCCACGTACAGGGCGTTGAAGCCCACCATAATCAGAATCACGGTCAGTGTCAGCACGACACTCATGCGGCTCTGCTTCTGCTGCCGCGCGGAACGGCGGTGCCGTCACAGGAGGCAGAACCGAAGTCCAGTTCAGTGGGAAGCATATCGGTGGAGCATAACGCAAGCGGCGGAAGGCAAGTGCACCCGGCTGTCTGAGTGCGGCTCTGGAGCCCGGGCGACACGGGCCCAGGGCAGCGC
The sequence above is drawn from the Deinococcus aerolatus genome and encodes:
- a CDS encoding response regulator, translated to MSALILIVEDEPQLAEILEAYARQEGYRTERAGDGLSALSAFRAASPDLILLDVMLPGKSGLDVLKTVRADGTTPVILVTARAEETDQIVGLELGADDYVVKPFRPREVMARVKAVLRRATAALDDAEKPLRVGPLEVDPRAVIARVNGQALTLTPAEFRLLSHLAESPGRAFSREELLSAALPDSEALERVVDAHLAGVRRKLDSAGAAGLLRTVRGVGYRLEAGG
- a CDS encoding sensor histidine kinase, which encodes MNRTPAPRGRRGPSLALTLLLAMLSVVVLSVGSTYVFSNLAVQGEFRRLPPDVRKYLRAQQEAQRRGEVIVTAPIPQIRTGTPADPYLPPGRSSPDVNGVVRGPDGADTVIEAGARIRSQNDGGGPPRGFTPRSQDFLKNIQRNLLQVGLLAAAASALLAFFLSRRLVRPILAVSAAAAGMARGDLSIRAPVLSGERELADLADNFNAMADNLQTLETERRQAVADIAHELRTPLAIMQARLDALEDGVYTLNPDQVALLSEQTQQLTRLVDDLRTLTLAEAGRLSLRPEALDLGRLTAAVVRDLHDRAGARGVTLHLDMPASIPLHADAGRVRQIAVNLLENALQHASHRVQVTVTREGATALLHVDDDGPGIPETSREAVFTRFMRLDSSRTRGTGGSGLGLAIVQELAHAHGGAATAGQGPLGGARFTVRFPAG
- a CDS encoding ATP-binding protein, with amino-acid sequence MPVLSHQAAAGSAPLSQRLQAVTEALAATHHQSDVLGIVLIPALHALQASAGAVLLADSASVGLELAAAQGYPSDAQNPWREGGLLNGAGPAGDALQRHEPLFFEHPGALLQAYPEWAGRTEGVTAGATAVLPMVLDHRPLGALIVEFNEPHHFTEAEIPFLRTLAAQCAVALGRAELNKTLEARVAARTIELEGERAALDAFVAYKEAVGSESDVLTLVRQAVQVVHANLLHVSVAYYELEDGLWKARVWSEDVSPEVAAEIQAGVPADAPDFSQAAHSRAAVFVDGWEAEVNGLPSTTAYGAVALLPLVVNGQTRSLFAVGTREAHAWVEREKALVRAVARGLSITLERTEITRQLQTQNAELDARAQALQAFAQLTQDMATQSDPYQFVRRAQEVMLSLLTPGYALYYERDGQHWRNRVQVGQVGHADLQAFIDAGPLVGATPTVDVPWTTQRPHYQDDYVRGSDTPAEMVQHVTTAASLPVFRRGAVVGVLVAVLFDARRWTSTDQVVLETVVGSLSLALERAEQAGELQQRTRELERSNAELEQFAHVASHDLQVPIRAVTSFAGIIKRRYQAELDTRGQLYLQQIIDNGEHMKRLVDDLLTLSSVGTRQREHQQVQVETVVDAVVSRLQVENLEARITRTALPAVQADPQQLDQLFQNLISNALKYRRDEVIPQVRVSAGRDGPMWRFAVADNGIGIEAAYFERIFEIFQRLHGRETFEGTGIGLAVCKKIVERHGGHLWLESTPGQGTTFFFTIPMGEHGRT
- a CDS encoding ScyD/ScyE family protein, with the protein product MAYPPTRQVAPLCVVAVTALLSGCNLVSPPVVHQGTVLAQGLNGPQGVYVTADGTLWITDSGVGGSGTFTSPGGPGSTEPTINRYGETARLVRVSPSGVTTNVATLTSVVGAEGAEGASRVVELSGTLYVTTGHWGADSSIARLPKTASLLRLDGTTTTEVANLWAYEQGNDPDKQGADSHPYGLAAGPDGKLWVTDAGGNDLLRVDPATGAVTLAAVFDNLPNANPGPGIPPSSQAVPTGIAFLNDGAAYVSLLPGFPFTPGSSKVVRVASDGSKTDYATGLSMTTDLKTGPDGNLYAVQLGQFGEQGPTPGTGSVVRIKAGGVKETVLGGLDTPTGLAFNQNGDAFIAVGGAAAPGTGQVRRWDQLTRKTAITPAALAQPQSTRAEP
- a CDS encoding M42 family metallopeptidase; amino-acid sequence: MTSPDLSSPVLRYLRHLVEVTGPSGSEEDVVARVVEAARPLSDSLRVDAFGNVIAIKNAGQDGARTCLISAHMDEIGFRIAQIERDGFLRLEKVGGLDDRILPAQRVWIRTERGRILGVIGTKSAHLLTDADRSSVTPAHALYVDIGASSAQQAGAMGVVVGDPAGFVGELSELGAGSGRLTAHALDDRAGCAALLALLEGYAAEAPPVNVIAVFSVQEEVGLRGVSALARTIQTDVALALDMTAGDDTPETGAGRLRLGAGPTVKVMDNSLLAHPAVRRGLLAAAQRSDIPVQHELLRGIGTDAGALQYAGSGVPTGAVSVVNRYTHSAVEVLDQRDLERAVALLRSFLEDLPALDLRFIAL
- a CDS encoding SDR family NAD(P)-dependent oxidoreductase, with translation MTPEPAIDSADSRTTAGPVDGRVALVTGASGGIGRATAHALAAAGAQVVVADIEVGAGEDAASAIRAEGGTARFIACDVSEPEQVRALLAQTVAAFGHLDILINNAGVSGGAQRLHEMEVEAWDRVIAVNLRGPFLCARYALPHLMDRRGVMVNVASTYGLIGAPQAPAYCASKGGVVNLTRQLAVDYGPSGVRVNAVCPGYVDTDMGGQRGRLPPQQAAAALARREGNAARQPLGRQAHVDEVARVVVFLASDASSFMTGSIVTVDGGCTSTFNYAQ
- a CDS encoding hemolysin family protein: MLAYLTPVVIIVVLVLLNGVFVAAEFALVASRRSRLQAMAEQGSAAARGLYDLTGQVTGKDRYIAVAQLGITLASVGLGMYGEPAIAAWLYGPFETWGLSYAAAHTAGFVIALSLITFMHVVFGEMIPKALALQTPEALSVRVHPLMRVFGVVFRPLISLLTALALGLMRLLRIREPGEGALLYTSKELSIVTEESAEGGQLGEQQRDLIQNIFALEERTAEELMTPRRSLEMLPLSATPEEVLGRLAGSPRSRYPVFDGDLDNVVGVLHIKDFIRARTQGRPLALAGLMRPLSSVAASAPAEDLMILFKHGRGHAALVVDEFGGLLGFVTLDDLIEDVMDSGPETEDAWTAVAPDGTFHLNGEVTLSELREDHGLELHSSEATTVAGLLLNAHGTVPPPGTVIHVQGYELSAEATEGLKITRVHLRRLADTPQDATGPGADALGRPAHRDSESGDPKEQ